The Carassius carassius chromosome 32, fCarCar2.1, whole genome shotgun sequence DNA window CACCACTCAGAAACAGGAGATGAAGACATTATAAACAAAGATTTATTGTGTCATTTTTCTTAACAAGTTCCATTTAACAAGTGATTTTTTTAATGGGATGGAAAACAGAGAGAACATCattcataatgatttttaaagGTTGTTGcattaaagcacattttaatcaTCAATGTAAATTCTTTCCAGAAAATTCAAAATTTTCTTACAGCGAGGATTTTTGCGATTCATGGCAATATTTTTAAGAATCCTAATGCTCTTTTGTTTGTCCTCTGAAATAGCTCGGATTTCTGCCACTTTCATGTGGAAGATGATTGAATCTTCTGACCGTCTGCAGTAGTGTAGATGGCAGGCATAACTATAGTAAATATACTGTTGGCTGTGGGGAGGGAAATCATCTATATTTGACAGGAGCTGCTGGTAAATCTCATCTGCTCTCTTACTGTTGCCTGCGTACTTGTGCATTGATGCAAGGCCTACTGTTTCTCTGAGTGAGTCAGGATGATGTCTGACAACCTCCTCAAACAGCTCAGTGGATTTCATAGCCAGTGTCTTCCTTTCCATGTTGTCCTCTTTCATATTGAAAACCTTCCATTTGTAGCAATTTGCCAGATGTTTCAACACTCTGTTTGAGGTGGGGAACTTTTCTCGAGCTCTCTCTGCCGCTTCAATACCTTTATCAACAGAAATTTTTCCAAAATACCTGAAAATAGTACCCAAACACTCCAGGTCTCCAGTTTCAAGAGTTTTCTCTAGTAAATTTTGCATCTGTCTCTCATTGTCTTCTCGTTGCACCTCGTACTGTTTTTCTAAATAAAGAGCGTGAAGGAGCAAATTGTTTGGTTCGTTCTCATGTGCAGTTTTCAGCAGTTTTAGAACTTCTGTGTTAAGCTCTGGAGAGCAGTTATGAATTTTATATGTCTTGTTCATGGCTATGGCAAGACCTTTGTGCCATTCCTTCCTTTCTGGTTCTGCTTTCAAAGCAATCTTAAAATAATCAATCGCCTGACGCTTCTTGGACTTGTTGAACTTCACCAGCGTCCAGCCCTTTTCTCCACTGACTTCAGGATGTAGAGCACATCCAGGTGGAGCAGGATGCATTCGCTGAAGCCTCTCCACCTCTTCTAGGTATGCTTTACTCTTATCCATGTCTCCCATGAGGAAGTAGATCCAAGCCAGGTTAGCTTTGTTGACCTGCAGCCGGACTGCAGCTTCTTCTGTTCCCTGCTCCTGCATCACACTTTCTGCTTTGTGCAGGTACATCAGCGCCTCTGTGTTGAA harbors:
- the LOC132113221 gene encoding interferon-induced protein with tetratricopeptide repeats 1-like, producing MDLKQRLQKLECYFTWDLGDSKNELKTLLSNLNDVNLERCIWLLHYYNLLGYIQQTLGFNTEALMYLHKAESVMQEQGTEEAAVRLQVNKANLAWIYFLMGDMDKSKAYLEEVERLQRMHPAPPGCALHPEVSGEKGWTLVKFNKSKKRQAIDYFKIALKAEPERKEWHKGLAIAMNKTYKIHNCSPELNTEVLKLLKTAHENEPNNLLLHALYLEKQYEVQREDNERQMQNLLEKTLETGDLECLGTIFRYFGKISVDKGIEAAERAREKFPTSNRVLKHLANCYKWKVFNMKEDNMERKTLAMKSTELFEEVVRHHPDSLRETVGLASMHKYAGNSKRADEIYQQLLSNIDDFPPHSQQYIYYSYACHLHYCRRSEDSIIFHMKVAEIRAISEDKQKSIRILKNIAMNRKNPRCKKILNFLERIYIDD